In Anaerolineales bacterium, the following proteins share a genomic window:
- a CDS encoding GAF domain-containing protein, with the protein MKFLYVEDDPAHLALTRRVLEDDSNHHFELLHAETIAAAFEVLDSNPDLDLILSDLRLPDGSGLDLLTRVNRRKSPPAVVLVTGQGDEQVAVTALKAGAADYLVKQSDYLHRLPIVLTNAVAQNRLARGEAALREAEVKYQSLVEQTPAVVFLDEADESERGIYISPRVEELTGYSPAEWLADNRLWEKMIHSEDLERIERAFDLSHNHNLPFNEEYRIVRRDGEVIWVKEDTNLILDEHGNPLYWQGVLFDITKDKQNEAALQRQLKQLTVLNSVAEAGADSASEDESIERIVNIVSQIYNEVCGVLLLDKAGTILTPHPSYFGADVSNWQTGTPITRGITGRSVSLGKALRLGNVAKDPAYIAIASEIQSELCVPIRVNNRVIGVFNVESKIPNAFDEEDEQFLNTVTGSLGTVLERLRLIKEEQKRASESFEAEILRRKHAESLQNAIASLSTTLDIQTLYQIILDSVMKLVKHDSASIFLEHANGEMEIVAARGFPNPANIVGRVLQTNAKWHELALTRKSLIMANAQNDPRFDKWEGSEAIRGWLGVPMIAQDKVIGFIHLDSHQEGAFNERDATIIQTFANSAAIAVGNVRSYADALRAAERRAVLHQISQEVVRFSQDAEQIYTAIHAAASKLMPCDVFAISLRNPEKETNDFVYLVEGGRRYLFESVDSNFGVTAKVIKSGKSVILRNDDEIEASGAARSGPSERVRSAALVPLRIGKRVAGTISAQSYETNAFSEEEQALLEMLAAHAATAIENARLFDEAQNRIREMEAINRLSSFLRQTNSHAEMIEFFLDETLALLSEESGAVWMYDYARSKIIQQTARGAVKNVQDPQLSTIERIAALVFQTGEVYTSANLANDPLTYKPDPTAIAPNNSGVCIPIKSTAGTLGAVFIQMAPDRQIAQHTKLLVTLAEIIGNAIHRVELFDHSQEQIQRLTALRDVDSAIASSTDLRVTLNILSEHALKHLKVDAMDILIYRPELQSLNLLCSAGFNTPSPSRPLLRIGEGLAGQVLMKGRIDHVIDLMNSPDAKRDPLLAREGFVTYIGVPLIVKGQIKGVFEVFHRTPISPTADWVQFLQTLAGQAAIAIDNAHLFDNLQKSNQELTQAYDITLEGWARALELRDRETEGHTRRVTELTMRLAKSMDIKEEELVNIYRGVLLHDIGKMGGPDQILRKTGPLTESEWDEMRRHPQYAFDLLSPISYLRPSLDIPYCHHEHWDGSGYPRGLKGEQIPLAARIFSVVDVWDALRSDRPYRKAWPEQEVINYLKESAGAILDPQIVEMFLQLLQENNKPET; encoded by the coding sequence ATGAAATTTTTATACGTTGAAGACGACCCCGCGCACCTCGCGCTGACTCGCCGAGTTCTGGAAGACGACTCGAACCACCACTTCGAGTTGCTTCACGCGGAAACGATCGCCGCCGCGTTCGAAGTGCTCGATTCGAATCCGGACCTCGACCTGATTCTCTCCGACCTGCGCCTCCCCGATGGAAGCGGGCTTGACCTGCTTACCCGCGTCAACCGCCGCAAATCACCCCCAGCAGTAGTGCTGGTCACAGGACAAGGCGATGAGCAGGTAGCCGTGACTGCCCTCAAAGCGGGCGCAGCGGATTACCTCGTCAAGCAATCTGACTACCTCCACCGACTCCCCATTGTATTAACGAACGCCGTAGCGCAAAACCGACTTGCGCGCGGTGAAGCCGCCCTGCGCGAAGCAGAAGTCAAGTATCAATCGCTCGTCGAACAGACACCCGCAGTTGTCTTCCTTGATGAAGCAGACGAATCGGAAAGAGGAATCTACATCAGCCCGCGCGTGGAGGAACTGACAGGCTACTCCCCCGCTGAATGGCTGGCTGACAATAGGTTGTGGGAAAAAATGATCCATAGCGAGGATCTTGAACGCATCGAAAGAGCCTTCGACCTCTCGCACAATCACAATCTGCCTTTCAATGAAGAATATCGAATAGTCCGCCGCGACGGAGAGGTGATCTGGGTCAAAGAAGATACAAACCTCATTTTAGACGAACACGGGAACCCGTTATATTGGCAAGGCGTTCTGTTCGATATTACGAAAGACAAGCAGAACGAAGCCGCGCTGCAGCGGCAATTGAAACAGTTGACCGTTCTCAATTCCGTAGCCGAGGCGGGCGCTGACAGCGCTTCCGAAGACGAAAGTATCGAAAGGATCGTAAACATTGTTTCCCAGATCTACAACGAAGTATGCGGCGTACTCCTTCTCGATAAGGCAGGAACTATCCTCACGCCACATCCTTCTTATTTTGGGGCTGATGTTTCGAACTGGCAAACAGGAACGCCGATCACACGGGGAATTACAGGAAGGTCGGTTTCGCTGGGCAAAGCGCTCCGCCTGGGCAACGTGGCAAAAGATCCGGCATATATCGCCATCGCGTCCGAAATCCAGTCCGAACTGTGCGTTCCAATTCGCGTGAACAATCGCGTCATCGGGGTATTTAACGTAGAAAGCAAAATCCCCAACGCTTTCGACGAGGAGGATGAACAATTCCTCAACACAGTGACGGGAAGTCTCGGCACCGTACTGGAAAGATTGCGGCTGATTAAAGAAGAGCAGAAACGCGCAAGCGAATCGTTTGAAGCGGAAATTTTGCGCCGAAAACACGCTGAAAGTTTGCAGAATGCGATCGCCTCGCTTTCCACCACGCTTGATATTCAAACACTGTACCAAATCATTTTGGATTCGGTGATGAAATTAGTGAAACACGATAGCGCCTCTATCTTTCTCGAACATGCCAACGGAGAAATGGAGATCGTTGCTGCCAGAGGATTTCCCAATCCAGCAAACATCGTAGGAAGAGTTTTGCAAACAAACGCCAAATGGCATGAACTCGCCCTGACTCGAAAGTCATTAATTATGGCGAACGCGCAAAACGATCCGCGTTTCGATAAGTGGGAAGGCTCGGAAGCCATCCGCGGTTGGTTGGGTGTGCCCATGATCGCACAGGACAAGGTAATCGGCTTTATTCACTTGGACAGCCACCAGGAGGGCGCGTTCAACGAACGTGACGCCACGATCATCCAAACATTCGCCAATTCCGCCGCGATCGCTGTCGGAAATGTCCGATCCTATGCAGATGCGCTGCGAGCCGCGGAACGCCGCGCAGTTCTCCATCAGATCAGCCAAGAGGTTGTGCGGTTTTCACAGGATGCCGAACAAATCTACACGGCTATCCACGCCGCCGCCAGTAAACTGATGCCGTGCGACGTTTTCGCCATTTCGCTAAGAAACCCTGAGAAGGAAACAAACGATTTTGTGTACCTGGTGGAGGGCGGTCGTCGTTATTTGTTCGAAAGCGTCGATTCAAATTTCGGCGTGACCGCCAAGGTTATCAAGTCGGGGAAGAGCGTCATCCTGCGGAACGACGATGAGATCGAAGCAAGCGGCGCGGCTCGTTCCGGTCCATCCGAACGCGTTCGTTCCGCGGCGCTTGTTCCTTTGCGGATCGGCAAACGCGTGGCAGGGACGATCTCCGCGCAATCGTATGAAACGAACGCGTTTAGCGAAGAGGAACAAGCGTTGCTCGAAATGCTGGCGGCACATGCGGCAACCGCCATCGAGAATGCCCGCCTATTCGACGAGGCGCAAAACCGAATCAGGGAGATGGAAGCCATCAACCGGCTATCTTCCTTCCTACGCCAGACCAACTCACACGCAGAAATGATCGAATTCTTCCTAGATGAAACGCTTGCGCTACTGAGCGAGGAGAGCGGGGCTGTTTGGATGTACGACTACGCCAGAAGCAAGATTATCCAACAGACGGCGCGCGGCGCGGTGAAAAATGTCCAGGATCCGCAATTGAGCACTATCGAAAGAATCGCCGCGCTCGTCTTCCAGACCGGGGAGGTATACACTTCTGCCAACTTAGCGAATGACCCGCTCACCTACAAACCCGACCCCACTGCGATCGCGCCGAACAATAGCGGCGTATGCATACCCATCAAGTCTACAGCAGGAACGCTGGGCGCAGTTTTCATCCAGATGGCGCCCGATCGGCAGATTGCACAACACACCAAACTGCTGGTTACACTGGCAGAGATCATCGGCAATGCAATTCATCGCGTCGAATTATTCGACCACAGTCAGGAACAGATCCAGCGACTGACAGCCCTGCGCGATGTCGACTCTGCTATCGCGTCTTCTACCGACTTGCGCGTGACGCTAAACATTCTCAGCGAGCACGCCTTGAAACACCTGAAAGTGGACGCGATGGATATTCTCATCTATCGTCCTGAACTTCAGAGCCTGAATTTGCTTTGCAGCGCAGGCTTTAACACTCCTTCCCCCTCCCGCCCATTGTTGCGAATCGGCGAAGGGTTGGCAGGACAGGTTCTGATGAAGGGAAGAATCGATCACGTCATTGACCTGATGAACTCCCCCGATGCAAAACGCGACCCGTTATTGGCGCGCGAAGGATTCGTTACATACATTGGCGTCCCGCTGATCGTAAAAGGACAGATCAAGGGCGTCTTTGAGGTCTTTCACCGCACGCCGATCTCCCCGACTGCCGATTGGGTGCAATTTCTCCAAACGCTTGCCGGTCAAGCCGCGATCGCCATAGATAACGCCCACCTTTTCGATAACCTGCAAAAATCGAATCAGGAACTCACGCAGGCGTACGACATCACACTGGAGGGCTGGGCGCGAGCGCTGGAATTACGCGACCGCGAAACCGAAGGACACACTCGACGCGTCACCGAATTGACCATGCGACTCGCCAAGTCAATGGACATCAAGGAAGAGGAGTTGGTGAACATTTATCGCGGTGTACTCTTGCACGATATCGGTAAAATGGGGGGGCCGGATCAGATCCTCAGAAAAACAGGTCCGCTCACCGAATCCGAATGGGACGAGATGCGGCGCCATCCTCAATACGCCTTCGACCTGCTTTCACCTATCAGTTATCTTCGCCCTTCGCTGGATATCCCATATTGTCACCACGA